A window of Exiguobacterium sp. Helios genomic DNA:
AGACATTACGGCCGACGGCGGCATCATGGCGTACACGTGGCCGGGCGAAATGTTAATCGACGACAAATGGAAAACAGATGCTGAATAACGGCTTTGATTTTCTGTTCAGCACGATTCCTGATTCAGGAATCGTGTTTTTTTGTTCATTTTCAAACGGTTTGAGCCTAAGAAATTCGGTGCGCTTAAATGTTTTGGCCATTCGTTCACCTCACGCAACTACCTGAAAACGGGAACAAGACAGTAAAGGAGGAGAAATTATGCTTACAGAACCGATTACTTATTTGCAACGCTGTTTACAAATTCCAAGCACTAATCCACACGACGGGGAAGAGAACGTCGCAACCTATGTCTATGAATTACTGACCTCTCATGGTGTCCAGACAGACTGGATTGAAGTCTCTCCGAAACGGATTTGTCTTGTCGCCACGGTCGAGGCCGGTGCTGCTGCCGTTCATCCGAAAACAATTGGCTTCTCCGGTCATCTCGATACGGTACCGGTTAAAATCAGTGAATGGACAAAAGATCCGTTCGGCGGTGTCATCGAGGACGGACGGATTTACGGACGTGGTGCCTCCGATATGAAGTCCGGTGTCATGGCGATGGTCAGTATGATGATCGAATTAAATCAACGTGATGACTTGCCGAACCGTCTAAAATTGTTGATTACATCCGATGAAGAAAACGGTATGACCGGCGCCCGTCATTTGACAGAACGTGGTGACGCCGATGATTTAGACGCGCTGCTGATTACAGAACCGACGAGCGGTTTTCTCGGTTATTCGCAAAAAGGGGTCGTCGGTGTCGAAGTATCCTGCACCGGAAAAAGTGCGCACAGCTCTTCACCACAGCTCGGTCAAAACGCCATCGATGATTTGTATCGTGTCATCCGTGAAATCAAATCCGGCCGGTTTACGATGACCGATCAAAGTCACCCGGATCTTGGTCCGGTCATCGCTTCCATCACGTCGATTACAGGCGGCGAAGGTCCGAACGTCATTCCGAGTAAAGCCGCGTTTTATATGGACATCCGAACGATTCCGGGATTTGGACGGGAACAGGTCTTACAAGCACTGGAAGAAGTGAACCAACGTCTGTCTCAACAGGACGATAGCTTTTCGATGGAGGTGACAGTCATTAAGGATATTCCGTCCTGCGAAACAGACCGTGACGATCCGTTCTTACAGATTGTCGCAGATACGATGGAATCCATCCGGCAACAGCCGACAACACGCGTCGCGATTCCGGGCGGAACAGACGGTGCGATGTTCAGTCAGGCGGCCCGAAGCTTTCCGATTGCGGTCGCTTCGTTCCACGATTTCCGGCTGGCACATCAAATCGATGAGTCAATCCCGCTGTCAGAGTATGCGGAAACGATTGAGTTGTGTACGCGTCTTGCGCTGCACTCCTCTACCTGAAAAATCCTCCATCTGTTCCCAGACAGATGGAGGATTTCTACATATAAACGCCGATTGAAGCCAGGGCCTGTCCGATATAACTTTGATCGGACGCCAGAACGTGTGTCGCTTCACCGGCAAGACTCCATTTAATCCGGACGTGCCCCAGCCGGTCGTACGTCAGCTCCAATGTAAAGTCTCCTTTTTCGAACGAGATACTTCCCGGAAACTGTTCATGTACCTTAAGAAATTCATGCGCAAACCGGTCATACTCCGAAAAGCTTACCGTCATCTGATGTACTTTTTCCGCTTGATACCAGACATGAATGAGTAGCGCAGCGTGTGCCGGATCGACTTCCATGATGTGCCACGCCAACGTTTCGTCATATCCTGCAAACGAGATTGTATGTTTCAACAGAATCACCTCTTTTTGAATGAATGCCTGTCAGACAGGGAATCGTTTACTATCGAATTGAAAATGAGTGTTGCCATCCTGCGAAGGGAGACTTCCGAATGAGTGATTCACAAAAAACGTTACCGACCACTCAGAGTGTCGATACCTTTTTGAGTACGATTACGCCATTGTCAAAACGGACGGACTGCGAGCAATTGCGGCAGATTTTTGAAGAAATGACGGGGGAACCAGCCGTCATGTGGGGAGAAAACATCGTTGGCTGTGGACATTACCAGTATCGTTATCCTTCCGGTCATCAGGGAGAATCGTTCCTGGTCGGATTTTCTCCGAGAAAAACGACAATCAGTCTCTATCTTGCGACCGGTGTCGATCGGGAGCAGTATCTCGCACGTCTCGGGACACATAAGAGCGGAAAAAGCTGTATCTCTATCACTAAACTAGCAGATGTTGATCTGCTTGTCTTAAGAGAACTGATTGTCCATTCGGTCGCTTTCCTCGAAAAGACGTATCCGAAGTTCTGATGTCACCAAAAAAACGTCCTTTCTTCCGCGGATTCAGCGAAGGAAAGGACGTTTCGTTTACTGTTTAAAATTAATGCCCGCTGTCTGTCGTATCGATATGACGAATGTGTTTGAGATTGACCCCGATGATGACGACAGACAGTAAGACGAACGCACTGCCGACATAAAACGGCAGGTTAGCATTATAGATTTCAGACAATTTACCGGCCATGAATGGCGCGATAGCTGCCCCGAGAAAACGTAAGAAACTATATGCAGCGGATGCCGTCGAACGTTCGACCGGTGCTGCATCCATGACGGCTGTCGTAATCAAAGTGTTGTTATTCCCGAGAACTGCCCC
This region includes:
- a CDS encoding DUF1801 domain-containing protein; this translates as MSDSQKTLPTTQSVDTFLSTITPLSKRTDCEQLRQIFEEMTGEPAVMWGENIVGCGHYQYRYPSGHQGESFLVGFSPRKTTISLYLATGVDREQYLARLGTHKSGKSCISITKLADVDLLVLRELIVHSVAFLEKTYPKF
- a CDS encoding ArgE/DapE family deacylase, with translation MLTEPITYLQRCLQIPSTNPHDGEENVATYVYELLTSHGVQTDWIEVSPKRICLVATVEAGAAAVHPKTIGFSGHLDTVPVKISEWTKDPFGGVIEDGRIYGRGASDMKSGVMAMVSMMIELNQRDDLPNRLKLLITSDEENGMTGARHLTERGDADDLDALLITEPTSGFLGYSQKGVVGVEVSCTGKSAHSSSPQLGQNAIDDLYRVIREIKSGRFTMTDQSHPDLGPVIASITSITGGEGPNVIPSKAAFYMDIRTIPGFGREQVLQALEEVNQRLSQQDDSFSMEVTVIKDIPSCETDRDDPFLQIVADTMESIRQQPTTRVAIPGGTDGAMFSQAARSFPIAVASFHDFRLAHQIDESIPLSEYAETIELCTRLALHSST